A stretch of the Dechloromonas sp. TW-R-39-2 genome encodes the following:
- a CDS encoding integrase arm-type DNA-binding domain-containing protein produces the protein MPLTDTAIRTAKPTEKPYKLTDEKGLFLLINPNGAKWWRLKFRVDGKEKLLSFGTYPDVGLKDARNKRDEARKLLAAGVDPAENRKAQKAARQELNANSFEVIAREWLEGQKSLVTSGQYDKTLARLQNDVFPWLGAKPVTEISAPDVLSVIRRIDARGARYTAHRCRGQISQVMRYAIATGRAERDPCPDLKGAIPSAVSGNFASITDPREVGDMLRSFEAFRGTFVVKCALEIAPRVFVRPGELRKAEWEMFDLDKAEWRYFVTKTKTEHLVPLASQVVVTLRELHALTGHGRHVFPGRDPQKPMSEAAVNAALRRMGYDTKTEITGHGFRAMARTILHEELHVKPEVIEHQLAHKVPDANGTAYNRTKFLKERKAMMQLWADYLDKLKAGTDVVSLHASAA, from the coding sequence ATGCCTTTGACCGATACAGCGATCCGCACCGCCAAGCCGACCGAAAAGCCCTACAAGCTCACCGACGAGAAGGGCCTCTTCCTGTTGATCAATCCGAATGGGGCCAAATGGTGGCGATTGAAGTTCAGGGTTGATGGGAAAGAAAAGCTGCTCTCATTCGGCACTTATCCCGATGTCGGATTGAAGGACGCACGAAACAAGCGAGACGAAGCCCGTAAGCTGCTGGCTGCAGGCGTTGATCCGGCTGAGAATCGAAAAGCACAGAAAGCAGCCAGGCAAGAGCTAAACGCCAACAGCTTTGAAGTTATAGCCAGGGAGTGGCTTGAAGGGCAGAAGTCTCTAGTCACCTCCGGGCAGTACGATAAGACCTTGGCTCGCCTGCAGAATGATGTTTTCCCGTGGCTTGGTGCAAAGCCTGTCACCGAAATTTCCGCTCCAGATGTGTTGTCGGTCATTCGTCGCATCGATGCGCGAGGCGCTCGCTATACCGCCCATCGATGCCGGGGGCAGATTAGTCAGGTAATGCGCTACGCGATAGCGACAGGCAGGGCAGAGCGTGACCCATGCCCTGACTTGAAAGGTGCTATTCCATCAGCAGTCTCGGGAAATTTCGCCAGCATCACCGATCCTCGCGAGGTTGGCGACATGCTCCGCTCGTTTGAAGCATTCAGAGGCACGTTTGTGGTCAAGTGCGCCCTGGAGATTGCGCCGAGGGTATTTGTTCGGCCCGGTGAGTTGCGAAAAGCCGAATGGGAAATGTTTGACTTGGATAAAGCTGAATGGCGCTACTTCGTCACAAAAACCAAGACAGAACACTTGGTGCCGCTCGCGTCACAAGTTGTAGTAACCCTACGAGAGCTTCATGCTTTGACAGGACACGGACGCCACGTTTTCCCCGGACGTGACCCCCAGAAGCCAATGAGCGAGGCCGCAGTCAATGCAGCGTTACGCCGCATGGGGTACGACACCAAGACCGAAATAACCGGGCACGGCTTCAGGGCTATGGCTCGGACGATCCTTCACGAAGAACTGCATGTAAAGCCGGAAGTGATTGAACATCAGTTGGCCCACAAAGTGCCTGACGCTAACGGCACAGCTTACAACCGAACCAAGTTCCTCAAGGAGCGCAAAGCGATGATGCAGCTATGGGCGGACTATCTGGATAAGCTCAAAGCGGGCACAGATGTCGTCTCTTTACACGCTAGTGCAGCATAG
- a CDS encoding PleD family two-component system response regulator, whose translation MNSKHRIAIIEDNTPQRVILSRLLCTDYEVTEFSGGEEFLACHEQFDVLLLDIEMPDINGYDTCRAFRARPGSGNIPVIFVSAHDTAPERVAAYEAGGDDFVTKPIAVHELKHKIKGVIDQGDRLRQLADQSSNAQKIAFAAMTGMSDLGVVIEFLRESASGHSYDCIGRQLIQAMKAWGLKGAVQIRGCNELLVLSTEGEMSPLQSSVLDTLKDIGRIFEFGSRAVLNYAHVSLLVQNLPTDNPEKVGRLRDNLAVLAESADIRIGGLDASKERDLQKLGIEGVLAELRGALARINDKSRDNRSNGQHQMVEMIEGLSRTIVTLGLTESQESYVEDLLKEALDETHRFFDQAISIEGEFSEVLARLQRLAASDYRV comes from the coding sequence ATGAACAGCAAACACCGGATTGCGATTATTGAAGACAACACGCCGCAACGTGTCATCCTGAGTCGCCTGCTCTGCACCGATTACGAAGTCACGGAATTTTCCGGCGGTGAGGAGTTCCTGGCTTGTCATGAGCAGTTCGATGTTTTACTGCTCGATATCGAGATGCCGGACATCAACGGTTACGACACCTGCCGTGCCTTCCGCGCTCGGCCGGGAAGCGGCAACATCCCGGTCATTTTTGTCTCGGCGCACGACACGGCGCCCGAGCGTGTTGCCGCCTACGAGGCCGGCGGTGATGACTTCGTGACCAAACCGATTGCCGTGCATGAGCTGAAGCACAAGATCAAAGGGGTCATCGATCAGGGCGATCGCCTGCGCCAACTGGCCGATCAGTCTTCAAACGCACAAAAGATAGCCTTTGCCGCAATGACCGGCATGAGCGATCTGGGGGTAGTCATTGAGTTCCTGCGAGAATCCGCCAGTGGGCACAGCTATGACTGCATCGGGCGACAGCTGATTCAGGCCATGAAGGCTTGGGGGCTCAAAGGAGCCGTCCAGATTCGCGGTTGCAATGAGCTGCTTGTTCTCTCGACCGAGGGAGAAATGTCGCCTTTGCAATCCTCCGTGCTCGATACGCTGAAGGATATCGGTCGCATTTTTGAGTTCGGCTCGCGGGCGGTGCTCAATTACGCGCATGTTTCATTACTCGTGCAGAACTTGCCCACCGACAACCCGGAAAAAGTCGGACGTTTGCGCGATAACCTGGCTGTCCTGGCGGAAAGTGCGGATATCAGGATTGGCGGACTGGATGCCAGCAAGGAACGCGACTTGCAGAAACTGGGCATCGAAGGCGTGCTGGCTGAGTTGCGTGGTGCGTTGGCGCGAATCAATGACAAGTCGCGCGACAATCGCAGCAATGGCCAGCACCAAATGGTCGAAATGATCGAAGGCCTGAGCCGGACCATCGTGACGCTTGGCCTGACCGAAAGTCAGGAAAGCTATGTAGAGGACTTGCTCAAGGAGGCACTGGATGAAACACACCGATTCTTCGATCAGGCCATTTCGATCGAAGGCGAGTTCTCGGAAGTTCTTGCCCGCCTGCAGCGGCTGGCCGCTTCGGATTACCGCGTATAA
- a CDS encoding PLP-dependent aminotransferase family protein gives MDKLPIYRRLAQHYQEAIETGTLRQGDRFPSIRVLMARHEISLSTALQTCRQLESDGWLEARPRSGNFVRQPRRLSAPALEEPRHGQPLDPAQYVGIHARVSDFVARGRQYPVKVNFSSARSAPSLYPGEALKNAATRALRLNPDLLVKPAPANGNAAFRTVLAKRAMMNGMVLAPEEIVVTQGCIEALNLALRAVTQPGDIVAVESPTFYGLLQVLETLGLRALEIPTSPHSGISLEALELAARTHERISAMVVVPVLQNPLGSIMPDANKARLVEFCAAQDIALIEDDTYSALTNGDIPQRALKSWDRNGNVIHCASLHKILAPGMRLGWMNAGRWHSRVEMLKYVQSRNNEELAQLVAAEFMASSAYDRHLRHLRSNLKSQRERSAEAIAAYFPEGTRLTEPAGGLALWVELPAGCSSKRIFDAALAEGIFIAPGLMFSNSNRFDGYIRLNCGAPFTREIDSALKQLGKIITLSASL, from the coding sequence ATGGACAAGCTACCGATTTATCGCCGTCTGGCACAGCACTACCAGGAAGCCATCGAAACCGGCACATTGCGTCAGGGAGATCGTTTCCCGTCGATTCGGGTACTCATGGCGCGACACGAGATCAGCCTGTCCACTGCGCTGCAAACCTGTCGGCAACTTGAAAGCGATGGCTGGCTTGAGGCTCGGCCGCGGTCGGGAAATTTCGTCCGCCAACCCCGTCGCCTCAGTGCGCCAGCGCTTGAGGAACCTCGCCACGGTCAACCGCTTGATCCGGCCCAATATGTCGGCATTCATGCGCGGGTCTCCGATTTCGTGGCCCGTGGCCGCCAGTACCCGGTCAAGGTTAATTTCTCCAGCGCCCGTAGCGCCCCGTCGCTGTACCCTGGCGAAGCCCTGAAAAATGCCGCGACACGTGCCTTGCGCCTGAATCCGGATCTATTGGTCAAACCGGCCCCGGCAAACGGCAACGCGGCATTCCGCACCGTTCTGGCCAAGCGGGCGATGATGAACGGCATGGTGCTTGCGCCGGAAGAAATCGTGGTTACCCAGGGCTGTATCGAAGCGCTCAACCTGGCATTGCGCGCCGTGACCCAGCCCGGCGATATCGTCGCGGTGGAATCGCCCACTTTTTATGGCTTGCTGCAGGTCCTCGAGACACTCGGTTTGCGGGCGCTGGAGATTCCGACCAGTCCGCACAGCGGCATTTCACTGGAGGCGCTTGAACTGGCGGCCCGGACTCACGAGCGCATTAGTGCCATGGTTGTGGTCCCTGTCCTGCAAAACCCTCTCGGCAGCATCATGCCGGATGCCAACAAGGCAAGACTGGTCGAATTCTGCGCCGCACAGGATATCGCCCTGATCGAGGACGACACCTACAGTGCACTGACCAATGGCGATATCCCGCAGCGCGCACTGAAGAGTTGGGATCGCAACGGAAATGTCATTCATTGCGCCTCGCTGCACAAAATTCTTGCCCCGGGAATGAGGCTGGGCTGGATGAACGCCGGCCGCTGGCACTCCCGGGTAGAAATGCTCAAATACGTACAAAGCCGGAATAATGAAGAACTGGCTCAACTGGTTGCTGCCGAATTCATGGCATCCAGCGCCTACGATCGCCACCTGCGCCACCTGCGCAGCAACCTCAAGTCGCAACGCGAACGGAGCGCTGAAGCGATTGCCGCCTATTTTCCGGAAGGCACGCGCCTGACCGAACCGGCCGGCGGACTGGCGCTGTGGGTTGAATTACCTGCCGGCTGTTCGTCGAAGCGCATATTCGATGCCGCATTGGCCGAGGGCATTTTCATTGCGCCAGGGCTGATGTTTTCCAATTCGAACCGCTTTGATGGCTACATTCGCCTCAATTGCGGTGCCCCGTTCACCCGTGAAATCGACAGCGCACTCAAGCAACTGGGGAAAATCATCACTCTCTCCGCGTCCCTTTGA
- a CDS encoding ABC transporter substrate-binding protein has protein sequence MNLRHRLFVVLLTSLVGLAPASQLAAVELNALTEPLPPLNYEQNGKIVGFSSELLDMLAKDCGLTLHKNILPWARAYQMAQQQKNTILYSLVRTPERESLFQWVGPISKRRIYLYKSSRRTDISLAYIEDAKRFQIGAVQESAAVKTLLKRGFQVGKELDLAIDDDKNMRKFKAGRFDLLLSLDWAAMYNAKQNNMNVDELEPAILVDDSSEYWFGISLETSPQIVAQLNGALLQAKKDGRLTALTRRYLPENKTH, from the coding sequence ATGAATCTCAGGCATCGGCTTTTCGTTGTTTTGCTCACCTCGCTCGTCGGCCTTGCTCCTGCAAGCCAGCTGGCAGCCGTAGAGTTGAACGCCTTGACGGAGCCTTTGCCCCCACTCAATTACGAGCAGAACGGCAAAATTGTCGGTTTCTCCAGCGAGCTGCTCGACATGCTGGCGAAAGACTGCGGCCTGACCCTGCACAAAAATATCCTGCCCTGGGCCCGTGCCTATCAAATGGCCCAGCAGCAAAAAAACACCATACTTTACTCACTGGTTCGGACCCCCGAGCGCGAATCCCTCTTTCAGTGGGTCGGGCCGATCAGCAAAAGGCGTATTTACCTCTACAAATCAAGCCGGAGAACTGACATCTCGCTGGCCTATATCGAAGATGCAAAACGCTTTCAGATCGGCGCCGTTCAGGAGTCAGCCGCAGTAAAAACCTTGCTCAAGCGAGGTTTTCAGGTCGGCAAGGAACTCGATCTGGCGATTGATGACGATAAAAACATGCGCAAGTTCAAGGCCGGTCGCTTCGATCTTTTGCTGTCGCTCGATTGGGCGGCGATGTACAACGCCAAGCAAAACAACATGAATGTCGATGAACTGGAGCCTGCCATCCTGGTTGATGACAGCTCAGAGTACTGGTTTGGTATCAGCCTTGAAACCAGTCCCCAAATCGTTGCCCAACTCAACGGTGCATTGCTGCAGGCAAAAAAAGACGGCCGTTTGACCGCCTTGACCCGACGCTATCTGCCCGAAAACAAAACACATTGA
- the uvrC gene encoding excinuclease ABC subunit UvrC: protein MSFDAKAFLATLTELPGVYRMLNAEGTVLYVGKAKNLKKRVTSYFRENLPSLRIAHMVSQIDHIETTATRTEAEALLLENNLIKSLAPRYNILFRDDKSYPYIVLTRDEYPRLGFYRGNPDRKADYFGPYPSSWAVRDSIHLLQKMFRLRTCEDTVFANRSRPCLLYQIKRCSGPCVAHVSPEDYAGDVQMAAMFLLGKQQEVTKRLNAAMEEASARLAFELAAIYRDQIQSLHQVQEKQFISSSKGEDVDIIVALKEAGQLCVNLAMVRGGRHLGDRPLFPSNAGESSAADAATAFIHQHYAAHPAPARLLVSPLPEDEERAETESTMAELAGRPVPIQEGRSVLHRAWVDMAKQNAQLAILARNQATAQQEQRLAALQDALGLPEAIVRIECFDISHTQGEATMASCVVYHGNGMKKADYRRFNIRDITPGDDYAAMRQAVFRRYDAVANGDGVAPDLILIDGGKGQVASAHAALADLGLAHLPMIGVAKGEGRKAGLETLIFPDQREPLQLPPDHPALHLIQEVRDEAHRFAITGMRAQRSKARKTSTLESLPGIGPARRKALVARFGGLPGVLAASMDQLEEVPGISRELAEKIYIALH, encoded by the coding sequence ATGAGTTTCGATGCAAAGGCCTTCCTGGCCACCCTGACGGAATTGCCCGGCGTCTACCGCATGCTCAATGCGGAAGGCACGGTACTTTACGTCGGCAAGGCCAAGAATCTCAAGAAGCGGGTGACTTCGTATTTTCGCGAGAATCTGCCGAGCCTGCGGATCGCGCACATGGTCAGCCAGATCGACCATATCGAAACAACTGCAACGCGTACCGAAGCCGAAGCGCTGCTGCTTGAAAACAACCTGATCAAGTCACTGGCGCCGCGTTACAACATCCTGTTTCGCGACGACAAGTCCTACCCCTATATCGTTCTGACGCGTGACGAATACCCTCGGCTGGGTTTTTACCGGGGCAACCCGGATCGCAAGGCGGATTACTTCGGGCCATATCCTTCTTCATGGGCAGTGCGCGACAGCATTCACCTGCTGCAGAAAATGTTCCGGCTGCGCACTTGTGAAGACACGGTATTCGCCAATCGCTCGCGCCCCTGTCTGCTCTATCAAATCAAACGGTGCAGCGGTCCTTGTGTGGCGCATGTTTCACCCGAGGATTACGCCGGCGACGTCCAGATGGCAGCAATGTTCCTGCTTGGCAAACAACAGGAAGTCACCAAACGCCTCAATGCGGCGATGGAGGAAGCTTCGGCCCGGCTGGCTTTTGAACTGGCAGCGATCTATCGCGACCAGATCCAGTCCTTGCACCAGGTCCAGGAAAAGCAGTTCATCTCCAGCAGCAAGGGCGAGGACGTTGACATCATCGTCGCCCTGAAGGAAGCCGGGCAGTTGTGCGTCAACCTGGCGATGGTCCGTGGTGGGCGACATCTCGGTGACCGGCCGCTGTTTCCCAGCAATGCGGGGGAATCGTCGGCCGCCGATGCCGCAACGGCCTTCATTCACCAGCACTATGCCGCGCATCCGGCACCGGCCCGCTTGCTGGTATCTCCGTTGCCAGAGGATGAAGAGCGCGCTGAAACAGAAAGCACCATGGCAGAACTGGCTGGTCGGCCAGTGCCCATTCAGGAAGGTCGCTCCGTACTGCATCGTGCCTGGGTGGATATGGCCAAGCAAAATGCCCAGCTGGCAATTCTGGCGCGTAACCAGGCAACGGCCCAGCAAGAGCAACGGCTTGCCGCGCTCCAGGATGCCCTGGGTCTGCCAGAGGCGATTGTCCGTATCGAGTGTTTCGATATCAGCCACACGCAAGGTGAGGCAACGATGGCGTCGTGCGTTGTTTATCACGGTAACGGGATGAAAAAAGCCGATTACCGTCGTTTCAATATTCGCGATATCACGCCCGGCGATGACTACGCCGCCATGCGACAAGCTGTTTTTCGCCGCTACGACGCAGTCGCCAATGGTGATGGCGTGGCTCCCGACCTGATCTTGATCGACGGCGGCAAAGGGCAGGTGGCTTCCGCACATGCTGCTCTGGCGGATCTCGGTTTGGCCCACTTGCCGATGATAGGCGTGGCCAAGGGGGAAGGGCGCAAGGCCGGGCTTGAGACCCTGATTTTTCCTGACCAGCGCGAGCCGCTACAATTGCCCCCGGACCACCCTGCGCTGCACCTGATTCAGGAAGTTCGCGACGAAGCCCATCGCTTTGCCATTACGGGCATGCGGGCTCAGCGCAGCAAGGCACGCAAGACGTCGACGCTGGAAAGCTTGCCGGGGATTGGTCCGGCTCGCAGAAAAGCACTGGTTGCCCGCTTCGGCGGCCTGCCGGGCGTGCTGGCGGCGAGCATGGATCAATTGGAAGAAGTGCCTGGCATCAGTCGGGAATTGGCCGAAAAAATTTATATAGCGCTACACTGA
- the pgsA gene encoding CDP-diacylglycerol--glycerol-3-phosphate 3-phosphatidyltransferase encodes MPLNLPILLTWLRILAIPLLIAVYYMPEPWATLSERDVAATLIFMAAALTDWADGYLARKLNQTSAFGAFLDPVADKLMVAAALIILVQLGRTDAIVATIIIGREITISALREWMAKIGAAKSVAVSMLGKIKTAAQMLAIPLLLYYVPLFGVDVKQLGNWLMWIAALLTLWSMGYYMRMAWPEIARRSGEK; translated from the coding sequence ATGCCCCTGAATTTACCCATCCTGCTGACATGGCTGCGTATCCTTGCGATACCGCTGCTGATCGCCGTCTATTACATGCCCGAGCCATGGGCCACGCTCAGCGAGCGGGATGTGGCGGCAACACTGATTTTCATGGCAGCGGCGCTGACTGACTGGGCAGATGGTTACCTGGCGCGCAAACTGAATCAGACCTCGGCTTTCGGTGCCTTTCTTGACCCGGTTGCCGACAAGTTGATGGTTGCCGCAGCGCTGATCATCCTTGTTCAGCTTGGGCGAACAGACGCCATCGTTGCGACAATCATCATCGGCCGCGAAATCACCATTTCTGCACTGCGTGAATGGATGGCCAAGATAGGTGCAGCCAAGAGCGTTGCCGTTTCGATGCTCGGCAAGATCAAGACCGCCGCACAAATGCTGGCGATTCCGCTCTTGCTTTACTACGTCCCCCTGTTCGGCGTGGATGTGAAGCAATTGGGTAACTGGTTGATGTGGATCGCAGCATTGCTGACTCTGTGGTCGATGGGATATTACATGCGCATGGCCTGGCCCGAGATTGCCCGCCGTAGTGGAGAAAAATAG
- the thrC gene encoding threonine synthase: MRYLSTRGHAAPQAFCDILLGGLAPDGGLYLPESYPQISRTELDAWRKLSYADLAYEILAKFITDIPAADLKALVAKTYTADVYRHTRNGGNAAEITPLTKLEEGLYTQELSNGPTLAFKDMAMQLLGNLFEYVLDKRGEAINILGATSGDTGSAAEYAMRGKHNVKVFMLSPDGKMSAFQRAQMYSLQDANIFNIAVTGMFDDAQDIVKAVSNDAEFKAKYKIGAVNSINWARVAAQIVYYFQGYFLATKSNDEQVAFTVPSGNFGNICAGHIARQMGLPIKQLVLATNENDVLDEFFRTGVYRPRTSLETSVTSSPSMDISKASNFERFVFDLVGRDPAVVKALWAKVDKGEAFDLSATVYWKNMPEFGFVSGKSTHVDRINTIRFAQGRYNVMLDTHTADGLKVALEHRQPGLPMIVLETAQPAKFEETIREALGTEPVRPAELAGIENLSQHVVVMAPDVEAIKRFLVERV, encoded by the coding sequence ATGCGCTATCTTTCGACTCGCGGTCACGCCGCGCCCCAGGCTTTCTGCGACATCCTCCTCGGCGGTCTGGCGCCGGATGGCGGCCTTTATCTGCCGGAAAGCTATCCGCAGATCAGCCGTACCGAACTGGACGCCTGGCGCAAGCTGTCTTACGCCGATCTGGCCTACGAAATCCTCGCCAAATTCATCACCGACATTCCGGCCGCCGATCTGAAGGCGCTGGTTGCCAAGACCTACACGGCCGATGTCTATCGCCATACCCGCAACGGCGGCAACGCAGCCGAAATCACGCCGCTGACCAAGCTGGAAGAGGGGCTCTACACGCAGGAACTGTCGAATGGCCCGACGCTGGCCTTCAAGGACATGGCCATGCAACTGCTCGGCAACCTGTTCGAGTACGTGCTCGACAAGCGCGGTGAGGCGATCAACATCCTCGGCGCGACCTCCGGCGATACTGGCTCGGCCGCCGAGTACGCCATGCGCGGCAAGCACAACGTCAAGGTCTTCATGCTCTCGCCGGATGGCAAGATGAGCGCCTTCCAGCGTGCCCAGATGTATTCGCTGCAGGACGCCAACATCTTCAACATCGCCGTCACCGGCATGTTCGACGATGCGCAGGACATCGTGAAGGCCGTCTCCAACGACGCCGAGTTCAAGGCCAAATACAAGATCGGCGCAGTCAATTCGATCAACTGGGCCCGCGTCGCGGCGCAGATCGTCTATTACTTCCAGGGCTACTTCCTGGCTACCAAATCGAACGACGAGCAGGTTGCCTTCACCGTGCCGTCCGGTAACTTTGGCAACATCTGCGCCGGGCACATCGCCCGCCAGATGGGACTGCCGATCAAGCAACTGGTGCTCGCCACCAACGAAAACGACGTGCTCGACGAGTTCTTCCGCACCGGCGTCTATCGTCCGCGCACCTCGCTTGAAACCAGCGTGACCTCCAGTCCGTCGATGGACATCTCCAAGGCCTCCAATTTCGAACGCTTTGTGTTCGATCTGGTCGGCCGCGACCCGGCGGTTGTCAAGGCACTGTGGGCCAAGGTCGACAAGGGCGAGGCTTTCGACCTGTCTGCCACGGTCTACTGGAAAAACATGCCCGAATTCGGTTTTGTCTCCGGCAAGAGCACGCATGTCGACCGGATCAATACCATCCGTTTCGCACAGGGTCGCTACAACGTCATGCTCGACACCCACACGGCCGATGGCCTGAAGGTGGCGCTGGAGCATCGCCAGCCGGGGCTCCCGATGATCGTGCTGGAAACGGCTCAACCGGCCAAGTTCGAGGAAACCATTCGCGAGGCACTGGGTACCGAGCCGGTTCGTCCGGCGGAGTTGGCCGGGATCGAGAATCTGTCCCAGCACGTCGTGGTCATGGCGCCCGATGTCGAAGCGATCAAGCGCTTCCTGGTCGAACGCGTTTAA
- the nadC gene encoding carboxylating nicotinate-nucleotide diphosphorylase, whose product MSIEFDFPLASEITRNVDAALLEDIGAGDITAELVPARRIAQATVVSREPGVLCGTAWFDQAILKLDPNATVVWCAADGDRIAANHVLCQISANARALLSAERTALNFLQLLSAVASKARIYADAIEGTKAQVVDTRKTLPGLRIAQKYAVRAGGGGNHRLALWDAILIKENHIHAAGSIVGALTEARLAAERAGSRCKFIQIEVESIRELETALDAGATMILLDNFSLGMMREAARINTGRAVLEASGNVTLETIRSIAETGVDRISVGALTKDVKALDLSMRFID is encoded by the coding sequence ATGTCCATCGAATTTGATTTCCCGCTCGCCTCTGAAATTACCCGCAACGTCGATGCCGCCCTGCTTGAGGATATCGGTGCCGGCGACATTACCGCCGAACTGGTTCCCGCCCGGCGCATTGCCCAGGCCACCGTGGTTTCCCGCGAGCCAGGCGTTTTGTGCGGCACGGCCTGGTTCGATCAGGCCATTCTCAAGCTTGATCCGAATGCGACTGTCGTCTGGTGTGCTGCCGATGGTGACCGGATTGCCGCCAACCACGTTCTTTGCCAGATCAGCGCCAATGCCCGCGCCCTGCTTTCGGCAGAACGTACTGCCCTGAATTTCCTTCAACTACTCTCGGCGGTTGCTTCCAAGGCCCGGATTTACGCCGATGCGATCGAAGGCACCAAGGCCCAGGTTGTCGATACCCGCAAGACCCTGCCGGGTTTGCGTATCGCCCAGAAATACGCCGTTCGTGCCGGTGGCGGCGGCAACCATCGGCTTGCCCTGTGGGATGCAATCCTGATCAAGGAAAACCATATTCACGCCGCCGGCAGCATTGTCGGTGCGCTGACCGAAGCCCGACTGGCGGCCGAACGCGCCGGTTCGCGCTGTAAGTTCATCCAGATCGAGGTCGAATCGATCCGCGAACTGGAAACTGCCCTTGATGCCGGGGCCACGATGATCCTGCTCGATAATTTCTCACTCGGCATGATGCGCGAAGCGGCCCGGATCAATACCGGCCGTGCGGTGCTCGAAGCTTCCGGCAACGTCACGCTGGAAACCATTCGTTCCATTGCCGAAACCGGCGTCGACCGTATCTCGGTCGGTGCCTTGACCAAGGATGTCAAGGCGCTCGATCTCTCGATGCGCTTTATTGACTGA
- a CDS encoding DUF2846 domain-containing protein, which produces MRSLLVAAAVLTVTGCANVPMGDPARSAEIKKFEPKSELAQIYVCRNSRTMGMGIRPDVELDGKQVAIIPRSTYLYQEVKPGTHTLVVKTLEHDSKMPFTIAAGEQKFFQTWISLGVLSGWGIIDEIDPKAGKECVTAGELLETAQR; this is translated from the coding sequence ATGCGTTCATTACTGGTTGCTGCGGCAGTGCTAACTGTCACCGGGTGTGCAAATGTACCGATGGGGGATCCGGCTAGAAGTGCTGAGATTAAAAAATTCGAACCCAAATCCGAACTGGCCCAAATCTACGTTTGCCGGAACAGCAGGACGATGGGCATGGGGATTCGTCCCGACGTCGAGCTTGATGGGAAGCAAGTAGCCATCATTCCTCGTAGCACCTACCTCTATCAGGAGGTTAAGCCAGGAACACACACCCTAGTTGTGAAGACTCTAGAGCACGATTCGAAGATGCCATTCACGATTGCCGCAGGAGAACAGAAGTTCTTCCAGACTTGGATCTCCCTAGGAGTCCTATCGGGGTGGGGAATCATTGATGAGATTGACCCAAAGGCGGGAAAAGAGTGCGTTACCGCTGGTGAGCTACTCGAGACAGCGCAACGGTAG
- a CDS encoding DUF2249 domain-containing protein yields MMQPIHACNHTTPEALYPFDARGIAKRFRHAAIFGALDALMPGETMRFCNDHDPLPLLAQLQQRYGARLSIEYKQREPGAIVIDFAVVA; encoded by the coding sequence ATGATGCAACCCATCCACGCCTGCAACCACACCACCCCGGAAGCGCTTTATCCGTTCGACGCTCGAGGTATCGCCAAGCGCTTTCGTCACGCCGCCATCTTCGGTGCACTCGATGCGCTGATGCCGGGCGAGACGATGCGCTTCTGCAATGACCACGATCCCTTGCCGCTGCTTGCCCAATTGCAACAACGTTACGGCGCACGCCTGAGCATCGAGTACAAGCAGCGCGAACCGGGTGCCATCGTGATCGATTTTGCCGTTGTCGCCTGA
- a CDS encoding bacteriohemerythrin, whose product MPITWDSRLDTGIEVIDAQHKRIVGYINDLEIAKQKGDRHLVTEVIEQLIDYTQSHFGFEEAMLEEAGYKFLKPHKKVHELFIKRITEFTMRAAKGEDIADELHSMLAKWLLNHIANEDRDYAVLVKQMVNAEPVAAAPQAPVQSSKPGIISGLLGRFFR is encoded by the coding sequence GTGCCTATTACATGGGATAGCAGACTGGATACCGGGATTGAAGTCATCGATGCCCAGCACAAGAGAATCGTCGGTTACATCAACGATCTGGAAATCGCCAAGCAGAAGGGCGACCGGCATCTGGTGACGGAAGTGATCGAGCAGTTGATTGATTACACCCAGTCGCACTTCGGTTTTGAGGAAGCCATGCTGGAAGAGGCTGGCTACAAGTTTTTGAAGCCGCACAAGAAAGTGCATGAACTGTTCATCAAGCGCATTACCGAATTCACCATGCGGGCAGCCAAGGGTGAAGATATTGCCGATGAATTGCACAGCATGCTGGCGAAATGGCTGCTCAACCACATTGCCAACGAAGACCGGGATTACGCCGTACTCGTCAAGCAGATGGTGAATGCAGAACCGGTTGCGGCTGCGCCGCAGGCACCGGTACAAAGCAGCAAGCCCGGCATCATTTCAGGGCTGCTCGGGCGCTTTTTCCGCTAG